The Corylus avellana chromosome ca8, CavTom2PMs-1.0 genome has a segment encoding these proteins:
- the LOC132189950 gene encoding AP2-like ethylene-responsive transcription factor ANT, protein MKSMNDNNGSNNNNWLGFSLSPHMKMEVTSDAQHQYHHHQPQPVSSAVPASFYLSPQLNTSGICYVVGENGGYHSPLSVMPLKSDGSLCIMEALSRSQPEGMVSSSSPKLEDFLGGASMGSHEYGSHEREAMALSLDSIYYNQNAEAENSREQISVQSHLYYAGLSCHDIYQTPLEESKETHIADCSSQIAEDGIPSLKNWVARQYSSHHHALEQQMNGGNMVDDGGTSGSVGTVGCGDLQSLSLSMSPGSQSSCVTATRQISPTGTECLAMETKKRGLGKVAQKQPVHRKSIDTFGQRTSQYRGVTRHRWTGRYEAHLWDNSCKKEGQTRKGRQVYLGGYDMEEKAARAYDLAALKYWGPSTHINFPLENYQVELEDMKKMSRQEFVAHLRRKSSGFSRGASMYRGVTRHHQHGRWQARIGRVAGNKDLYLGTFSTQEEAAEAYDIAAIKFRGVNAVTNFDITRYDVERIMASNTLLAGELARRNKDADSRTEAIDYNPPLQNVGEANQPENNSNGNGSDWKMALYQPQQTPNACVESSLDHQKSNYRSPSFSMALQDLIGIDLVNPSQSMVDDSGKLGTHFSNPSSLVTSLSSSREVSPDKTGSSMLFAKPPLASSWFPTAQLRPAAISMSHLPVFAAWTDT, encoded by the exons atgaagtccATGAATGATAATAACGGGAGCAATAATAATAACTGGTTGGGCTTCTCTCTCTCGCCCCACATGAAAATGGAGGTTACTTCTGACGCTCAGCATCAGTACCATCATCATCAACCCCAGCCTGTTTCTTCTGCTGTTCCCGCCAGCTTCTACCTTTCTCCTCAACTCAACACCTCTGGAATCTGCTATGTGGTTGGAGAAAATGGCGGTTACCACTCTCCCTTGAGTGTTATGCCACTCAAGTCAGATGGGTCTCTTTGTATTATGGAAGCTCTCAGTAGATCACAACCAGAAG GGATGGTGTCAAGTTCCTCTCCGAAATTGGAGGACTTTCTGGGTGGTGCAAGTATGGGAAGCCACGAGTATGGAAGCCATGAAAGGGAAGCAATGGCTCTTAGCTTAGATAGCATCTATTACAACCAAAATGCTGAGGCTGAGAACAGCAGGGAGCAGATTTCAGTTCAAAGCCACCTATATTATGCTGGACTTTCTTGTCATGACATTTATCAAACACCGTTGGAGGAGTCTAAGGAGACCCATATTGCAGATTGTAGTTCCCAAATCGCTGAGGATGGGATACCTTCACTGAAAAACTGGGTGGCTAGGCAGTACTCTTCCCATCATCATGCTTTGGAGCAGCAGATGAATGGCGGCAACATGGTTGATGATGGTGGAACTTCTGGGTCTGTTGGTACAGTGGGTTGTGGGGATTTACAGTCTCTAAGCTTGTCAATGAGCCCTGGCTCTCAGTCTAGCTGTGTTACAGCCACCAGGCAGATCTCGCCTACTGGAACCGAATGTCTTGCCATGGAAACAAAGAAGAGAGGTCTCGGAAAAGTTGCCCAAAAGCAGCCTGTTCATAGGAAGTCCATTGACACATTTGGTCAGAGAACGTCACAGTATAGAGGTGTTACAAG GCACAGATGGACTGGTAGATATGAGGCCCATCTATGGGATAACAGTTGCAAGAAGGAAGGGCAAACCAGGAAAGGAAGACAAG TTTATCTGG GGGGTTATGATATGGAAGAGAAAGCTGCAAGAGCTTATGATCTTGCGGCTCTCAAGTACTGGGGTCCTTCAACCCATATTAACTTCCCG TTAGAAAACTATCAAGTAGAACTGGAGGATATGAAGAAGATGAGCCGGCAGGAATTTGTTGCTCACTTGAGGAG GAAAAGCAGTGGGTTTTCAAGGGGGGCTTCAATGTACCGAGGGGTCACAAG GCATCACCAGCATGGGAGATGGCAAGCTCGGATTGGCAGAGTTGCAGGGAACAAGGACCTTTATCTCGGGACATTCA GCACCCAAGAGGAAGCAGCCGAAGCTTATGACATAGCTGCCATAAAGTTTCGAGGTGTAAATGCTGTCACCAACTTTGACATCACCAGATATGATGTTGAGAGGATCATGGCCAGCAACACTCTGCTTGCTGGGGAGCTGGCTAGGCGAAACAAAGATGCAGACTCAAGAACTGAAGCCATCGATTATAACCCGCCATTGCAGAACGTTGGAGAAGCCAATCAACCTGAGAATAACAGCAATGGGAATGGCTCAGATTGGAAGATGGCTTTGTACCAGCCCCAACAAACACCAAACGCCTGTGTTGAGTCATCACTTGATCATCAGAAATCTAATTATCGAAGTCCCTCTTTCTCAATGGCCCTGCAGGATCTGATTGGCATTGATTTAGTGAACCCGAGCCAGTCGATGGTCGACGACTCGGGCAAACTCGGAACCCACTTTTCAAATCCATCCTCACTAGTGACCAGTTTGAGCAGCTCAAGAGAGGTCAGCCCTGATAAAACTGGCTCCTCAATGCTTTTTGCCAAGCCCCCACTAGCTAGTTCTTGGTTCCCAACAGCTCAGTTGAGGCCTGCTGCCATCTCCATGTCTCACTTGCCAGTTTTTGCTGCATGGACTGATACCTAA